In Mercurialis annua linkage group LG6, ddMerAnnu1.2, whole genome shotgun sequence, the following are encoded in one genomic region:
- the LOC126687260 gene encoding outer envelope pore protein 37, chloroplastic — translation MSDSLSLSLPPPHHQPNHMVPPIPPADPPSPLIYPPPPPPPPPSQPPPPKPSPFFKKPTLRVTSEFDSDSSLFLQKVSCKVFDSLAKLKLSFQNNNKGEITEPNLTFSSKFLSIQYDFEEQNALFKAQFDATPTLHFRGAHDLKAQQGEVAMVANLPHPGYGLELSSPVPTIGLPIATLKFPLGEVSLEEREEEEAKRTLSVSGVVRGQILNGLCTAQFTNEDLKLRYLYKDEALSFIPSISLPSNAASFAFKRQFSPSNKLSYWYNFDSNNWSAVYKQTYGKDYKFKAGYDSEVRMGWASLWVGDEAGKAKTAPMKMKIQFMLQVPQDDIKSSALMFRVKKRWDIL, via the exons ATGTCCGATTCACTCTCTTTATCTCTCCCACCTCCACACCACCAACCCAATCACATGGTCCCACCTATCCCACCTGCAGATCCACCTTCACCCCTCATTTACCCACCACCGCCACCTCCACCGCCACCGTCACAACCACCGCCACCTAAGCCGTCACCATTTTTCAAGAAACCCACACTTAGAGTGACCTCAGAGTTCGACAGTGACAGCTCCCTCTTCCTACAGAAAGTGTCGTGCAAGGTGTTCGACAGTTTGGCTAAACTAAAATTAtcatttcaaaacaataataaaggAGAAATTACTGAACCTAACCTTACTTTCAGCTCTAAATTTCTGTCTATACAATATGATTTTGAGGAGCAAAACGCCCTTTTCAAAGCTCAGTTTGATGCTACTCCCACTTTGCATTTCAGGGGTGCCCATGATCTAAAg GCACAACAAGGAGAGGTAGCAATGGTCGCAAATCTTCCTCATCCGGGCTATGGACTTGAATTGTCGTCTCCTGTTCCaacaattggtttg CCAATTGCTACTTTAAAATTCCCGCTCGGTGAAGTTTCACTTGAGGAGAGAGAAGAAGAGGAAGCGAAGAGAACATTGTCAGTGAGTGGAGTTGTGAGAGGGCAGATATTGAATGGGCTCTGCACTGCTCAGTTCACTAATGAAGATTTGAAACTCCGATACTTGTATAAG GATGAAGCACTTTCGTTCATCCCTAGTATTTCTCTGCCTTCAAATGCCGCGTCTTTTGCATTCAAGCGCCAATTCAGCCCTAGTAATAAGTTGAG CTACTGGTACAATTTTGATTCCAACAATTGGAGTGCAGTATACAAGCAGACGTATGGCAAAGATTACAAATTTAAAGCTGGTTATGATTCCGAGGTGCGAATGGGTTGGGCATCACTCTGG GTTGGGGATGAAGCTGGAAAAGCAAAGACTGCTCCGATGAAGATGAAAATCCAATTTATGCTTCAAGTGCCGCAAGATGACATCAAATCCTCAGCGTTGATGTTCCGTGTTAAAAAGAGATGGGATATACTGTGA
- the LOC126687258 gene encoding uncharacterized protein LOC126687258 — MGVIKDGEVSGIIPNKEAFAVHYPGYPSSMSRAIQTLGGADAILKARSSQSNKLELYFRPEDPYSHPASGELRACNNLLLKLSKKKNKDESESQVHHVEELSADIVAHIHEAYHFDGMVDYQHVVAVHADAAAQKKKRNWTEMEEEPRFGKAGFMGMDQEDVMILVPPLFTMKDMPANLALKPTSNPSLKNKSEEAMENHFEMNLEPALAIDFTIKEIPKEMDWKLYIAQGTEFWGWQMTVSELFEERPIWPKDALIERLLVKNLKFNHQTLRRLLLAVAYYFSGGPFLRFWIRKGYDPRKDPDSRIYQRMDFRVPPPLRGFLDADAASGLKHKWEDLCKFQVIPYKFQTSLQLCELDDDYIQQEIKKPPKQTTCTYGTGWFSHHVHDSLRLRVMVRFLSVYPKLGAAKLLKAASEDFEKSKRACFYEEALKLGKEELHKVNKEAIGDEANVNQNLVDEEADEIEVDDPEEELDAYEELDLAGEKDEPSLQPYAYAENNSKSYLQQLFDTFPSAADTGSGKIQNGESSDEEYQIFEQDDDEDYLDEDDYDL; from the exons ATGGGAGTGATAAAAGATGGAGAAGTATCTGGAATTATACCTAACAAAGAAGCATTTGCCGTTCATTATCCAGGTTATCCGTCTTCTATGTCGCGCGCCATCCAAACGCTCGGCGGCGCCGATGCTATTCTCAAG GCTCGCAGCTCGCAATCCAATAAATTAGAGCTCTATTTCCGGCCGGAGGATCCCTACTCGCATCCGGCGTCCGGAGAGCTACGCGCCTGTAACAATTTACTGTTGAAATTatcaaagaagaagaataaagaTGAAAGTGAATCGCAAGTTCATCATGTGGAGGAGCTTTCTGCTGATATTGTTGCTCACATTCATGAGGCTTATCATTTTGAcg GAATGGTGGACTATCAGCATGTAGTTGCGGTTCATGCGGATGCTGCTGCgcaaaagaaaaagaggaaTTGGACTGAAATGGAAGAAGAGCCGCGTTTTG GTAAGGCTGGGTTTATGGGTATGGATCAGGAGGATGTCATGATTCTAGTTCCTCCACTTTTTACAATGAAAGATATGCCCGCCAATTTAGC gTTGAAACCAACATCAAATCCAAGCTTAAAAAATAAGTCAGAAGAAGCCATGGAAAACCATTTTGAG ATGAATTTGGAGCCAGCCCTTGCTATTGATTTTACTATTAAAGA GATTCCTAAAGAAATGGATTGGAAGTTATACATAGCGCAAGGTACAGAGTTTTGGGGCTGGCAGATGACTGTATCCGAATTGTTTGAGGAGCGGCCTATATGGCCCAAAGATGCATTGATCGAACGCTTACTTGTTAAAAACCTGAAATTTAACCATCAGACACTTAGAAG ACTTCTCCTTGCAGTTGCTTACTATTTTTCGGGAGGGCCATTTCTCAGATTTTGGATCAGAAAAGGATATGATCCTCGCAAAGATCCTGATTCTCGCAT ATATCAGAGAATGGATTTTCGAGTGCCACCTCCTTTACGAGGTTTTCTTGATGCTGATGCTGCTAGTGG CTTGAAGCATAAATGGGAGGATTTATGCAAATTTCAAGTTATTCCTTATAAATTTCAGACATCATTGCAGCTGTGTGAACTCGATGATGATTATATACAGCAGGAGATAAAAAAGCCTCCAAAGCAGACAACCTGCACT TATGGAACAGGATGGTTCTCACATCATGTGCATGATAGCTTGAGACTTCGTGTTATGGTGAGATTTCTATCTGTGTACCCAAAACTTGGTGCAGCAAAATTACTAAAAGCTGCTTCTGAAGATTTTGAAAAGTCAAAGAGGGCATGTTTTTACGAAGAAGCTCTAAAACTTGGCAAGGAGGAGCTCCACAAAGTCAATAAAG agGCTATTGGGGACGAAGCAAATGTGAACCAAAATCTTGTTGACGAAGAGGCAGATGAAATTGAGGTCGATGATCCTGAAGAGGAATTGGATGCATATGAAGAACTGGATCTG GCTGGTGAGAAAGATGAACCATCTCTGCAACCTTATGCAT ATGCTGAAAACAACTCGAAAAGCTATTTGCAACAACTGTTTGATACCTTTCCATCAGCTGCTGATACTGGCAGTGGCAAAATACAAAATGGAGAGAGCAGTGATgaagaatatcaaatttttgAGCAAGACGACGATGAAGATTACCTTGATGAAGATGATTATGATTTATGA
- the LOC126688296 gene encoding cell division control protein 2 homolog isoform X2, with protein MEEIQYEKMGMIKQGNLGYFHWGINTKTKQIIAIQTVPITDKLEGVPRSVLDEVSLVKGLQHTNIIRLLAVQVQENTVDLIYEHTNTDLHRLIHPAPGKNRIIKPPLIKKILYQVLSGLSNYHSRKIIHRDIKPRNVLIDTDTLVVKIADLWLTKKFCGQGCRLGTELTRVGNRGTRAPEILLGATNYSGSADIWSVGCLFYEMMTGKLLFSENTLAGDTLCEIFSIFGMPTEDTWPGVTFLPGYHSVRQQFLVYKGEKKNIMSLCSDAGLEEVGVELLSKMLCMNPSARVSTEDAIKDPYLMDMMAV; from the exons ATGGAGGAAATACAG TATGAAAAGATGGGAATGATCAAACAAGGAAACCTGGGTTACTTTCACTGGGGTATTAACACTAAAACTAAACAGATAATAGCAATTCAGACAGTGCCAATTACGGATAAACTTGAAGGAGTTCCAAGATCAGTACTCGACGAAGTTTCTCTAGTCAAGGGATTACAGCATACAAACATTATAAG GTTACTTGCAGTCCAAGTTCAAGAGAATACTGTGGATCTCATCTATGAGCATACGAACACCGATTTGCATAGGTTGATCCATCCTGCACCAGGCAAGAATCGGATAATCAAACCACCACTAATAAAG AAAATTCTGTATCAGGTTCTGTCTGGTCTCTCCAATTATCATTCTCGCAAAATTATACACCGAGACATAAAACCTAGAAATGTGCTGATAGATACGGATACTTTAGTGGTGAAGATTGCTGATCTTTGGCTGACGAAGAAATTTTGTGGCCAAGGCTGTCGACTTGGTACAGAGCTCACTCGGGTTGGAAACCGTGGGACCAGAGCACCTGAAATCCTCTTAGGGGCCACCAATTATTCTGGTTCAGCTGATATTTGGTCAGTTGGCTGTCTATTTTACGAGATGATGACAGGCAAGCTTCTATTCAGCGAAAATACTCTGGCTGGTGATACGCTATGTGAAATATTCAG TATCTTTGGTATGCCTACTGAGGATACATGGCCAGGAGTGACTTTCTTACCTGGATATCATTCCGTCCGACAGCAG TTTCTAGTTTATAAAGGAGAGAAGAAGAATATTATGTCATTGTGTTCTGATGCGGGACTTGAGGAAGTCGGTGTTGAACTTCTTTCT AAAATGCTTTGCATGAATCCATCCGCAAGAGTATCTACGGAAGATGCAATAAAAGATCCGTACCTGATGGATATGATGGCCGTGTAA
- the LOC126688044 gene encoding cell division control protein 2 homolog has translation MEETHYKRISDITPVDGMLFSKGIDPITGKTVTIKTVLIEDTLEGLSSSILGDFSLQHKNIVSLIDVQIKDKGVDFIYEHMDLNLKKLIYPPTESGQIIKPRLLKKILYQVLSGVSYYHSNNIFHLEIKPRNVLIDMGTEEVKLGQGHMHNKSKAIKRWSSAPEILLGSPNYSASANIWSVGCMFVEMAIGKPIFNADKEFDTLSDIFSFFGMPNEETWPGVTALPQYASACKPHSEKARKNLAESVSGMDPDGFRLVSKMLCMIPTARISAQDALNDPYLKDAMNA, from the exons ATGGAGGAAACACAC TATAAAAGAATCTCAGATATCACACCAGTAGATGGAATGCTTTTTTCCAAGGGAATTGACCCTATAACCGGAAAGACTGTAACAATTAAGACAGTGCTTATTGAGGATACACTTGAAGGACTATCAAGCTCGATACTAGGAGATTTTTCTCTCCAGCACAAAAACATTGTCAG TCTAATTGATGTCCAAATTAAAGACAAGGGTGTGGACTTCATTTATGAACATATGGACTTGAATTTGAAGAAGCTGATCTACCCACCAACAGAGAGCGGTCAGATAATTAAGCCTCGTTTGCTAAAG AAAATTCTGTACCAGGTTCTGTCTGGTGTCTCTTATTATCATTCCAACAATATTTTTCACCTAGAGATAAAACCCAGAAATGTGTTGATAGATATGGGTACTGAAGAGGTGAAGCTTGGTCAAGGCCATATGCATAATAAATCAAAG GCAATAAAAAGATGGTCCAGTGCACCTGAAATCCTATTAGGTTCCCCCAACTATTCTGCTTCTGCAAATATTTGGTCTGTGGGGTGTATGTTCGTTGAGATGGCGATTGGGAAGCCTATTTTTAACGCAGATAAGGAGTTTGATACGCTAAGTGATATTTTCAG TTTCTTTGGGATGCCTAATGAGGAGACATGGCCAGGAGTAACTGCATTGCCTCAATATGCCTCTGCTTGCAAGCCT CATTCTGAAAAGGCGAGAAAGAATCTGGCAGAATCGGTTTCTGGCATGGACCCTGACGGATTTAGACTTGTTAGT AAAATGCTTTGCATGATTCCAACTGCAAGAATATCCGCCCAAGATGCACTCAATGATCCGTACTTGAAGGATGCGATGAACGCGTAG
- the LOC126688139 gene encoding UDP-N-acetylglucosamine diphosphorylase 1-like, with product MREAIETNSASSLSPSQPPPQALVERLKDYDQEDVFTLWDELSLEERDFLVRDIENLDLPRLDRIIRCSLHSQGLPVAAIEPVPEGSVSTLEERTMEDKERWWKMGLKAISNGKLAVLLLSGGQGTRLGSSDPKGCFNIGLPSGKSLFQLQAERILCVQRLAAQAASEGSRGTASIHWYIMTSPFTDEATRKYFESHKFFGLDSDQVTFFQQGTIPSVSKDGRFIMETPYKVAKSPDGNGGVYTALKYSKLLEDMATRGIKYVDCYGVDNALVRVADPTFLGYFIDKGAASAAKVVRKAYPQEKVGVFVRRGKGGPLTVVEYSELDQSLASAINQQTGRLRFCWSNVCLHMFTLDFLNQVVNALEKDSIYHLAEKKIASIHGFTLGFKLEQFIFDAFPYAPSTALFEVLREEEFAPVKNTNGSNFDTPDSARLLVLRLHARWVVAAGGFLTHSVPLYATGVEVSPVCSYVGENLEAICRGRTFHAPCEISF from the exons ATGAGAGAAGCAATTGAAACAAACAGTGCCTCTTCACTATCACCATCACAGCCACCTCCTCAAGCTCTTGTTGAAAGACTTAAAGATTACGATCAAGAAGACGTTTTTACCCTTTGGGATGAGCTTTCTCTTGAAGAACGTGACTTTCTTGTCAGGGACATTGAG AATTTAGATCTCCCCAGGCTAGATCGAATCATTCGATGTTCGCTCCATTCTCAAG GATTGCCGGTGGCGGCTATAGAGCCGGTGCCGGAGGGAAGTGTATCAACGTTGGAGGAAAGAACAATGGAAGATAAAGAGAGATGGTGGAAAATGGGATTGAAAGCTATCTCTAATGGAAAATTAGCTGTTTTGCTTTTATCTGGTGGCCAG GGAACAAGGCTTGGAAGTTCAGATCCAAAAGGATGTTTTA ATATTGGACTTCCATCTGGCAAGTCCCTTTTTCAACTTCAAGCCGAGCGAATTTTATGCGTCCAAAGACTAGCTGCCCAAGCTGCCAGTGAGG GATCTCGTGGTACAGCGTCAATACATTGGTATATTATGACCAGTCCATTTACTGATGAGGCCACGCGCAAATATTTTGAGAGCCACAAGTTTTTTGGTCTTGATTCTGATCAA GTTACCTTCTTCCAGCAAGGCACTATACCTAGTGTCTCAAAGGATGGCAGATTTATCATGGAGACTCCATACAAA GTAGCTAAATCTCCTGATGGAAATGGAGGAGTATACACAG CTCTGAAGTATTCAAAATTATTAGAAGATATGGCCACAAGAGGGATTAAATACGTTGATTGCTATGGTGTCGACAATGCATTG GTTCGTGTAGCTGATCCGACCTTTTTAGGGTATTTTATTGATAAAGGTGCTGCTTCTGCTGCAAAAGTTGTACGCaag GCATATCCCCAAGAAAAGGTAGGTGTATTTGTGAGGCGAGGTAAAGGAGGACCTCTTACTGTTGTTGAATACAGTGAGTTGGACCAGTCGCTGGCTTCAGCAATCAATCAACAAACTGGACGTCTTCGTTTCTGTTGGAGTAAT GTGTGTTTACACATGTTCACTTTGGATTTTCTGAATCAAGTGGTAAATGCTCTCGAGAAAGACAGCAT TTACCATCTAGCAGAGAAAAAAATTGCATCAATTCATGGATTTACATTGGGATTTAAACTAGAGCAGTTCATATTTGATGCGTTTCCGTATGCACCTTCAACTGCTCTTTTTGAG GTGTTACGTGAAGAAGAGTTTGCACCAGTGAAAAATACGAATGGCTCAAACTTTGACACTCCGGACAGTGCTCGGTTGCTTGTGTTGCGGCTCCATGCTCGTTGGGTAGTTGCTGCTGGCGGTTTTTTAACGCATTCAGTGCCCCTATATGCAACTG GTGTGGAAGTATCTCCGGTTTGCTCATATGTTGGAGAAAACTTAGAAGCTATTTGCCGAGGAAGAACATTTCATGCACCTTGTGAGATTTCATTTTAG
- the LOC126688296 gene encoding cell division control protein 2 homolog isoform X1 produces the protein MEEIQYEKMGMIKQGNLGYFHWGINTKTKQIIAIQTVPITDKLEGVPRSVLDEVSLVKGLQHTNIIRLLAVQVQENTVDLIYEHTNTDLHRLIHPAPGKNRIIKPPLIKKILYQVLSGLSNYHSRKIIHRDIKPRNVLIDTDTLVVKIADLWLTKKFCGQGCRLGTELTRVGNRGTRAPEILLGATNYSGSADIWSVGCLFYEMMTGKLLFSENTLAGDTLCEIFSIFGMPTEDTWPGVTFLPGYHSVRQQVRNFLISSHNFLVSFYSILFVLSSMQFLVYKGEKKNIMSLCSDAGLEEVGVELLSKMLCMNPSARVSTEDAIKDPYLMDMMAV, from the exons ATGGAGGAAATACAG TATGAAAAGATGGGAATGATCAAACAAGGAAACCTGGGTTACTTTCACTGGGGTATTAACACTAAAACTAAACAGATAATAGCAATTCAGACAGTGCCAATTACGGATAAACTTGAAGGAGTTCCAAGATCAGTACTCGACGAAGTTTCTCTAGTCAAGGGATTACAGCATACAAACATTATAAG GTTACTTGCAGTCCAAGTTCAAGAGAATACTGTGGATCTCATCTATGAGCATACGAACACCGATTTGCATAGGTTGATCCATCCTGCACCAGGCAAGAATCGGATAATCAAACCACCACTAATAAAG AAAATTCTGTATCAGGTTCTGTCTGGTCTCTCCAATTATCATTCTCGCAAAATTATACACCGAGACATAAAACCTAGAAATGTGCTGATAGATACGGATACTTTAGTGGTGAAGATTGCTGATCTTTGGCTGACGAAGAAATTTTGTGGCCAAGGCTGTCGACTTGGTACAGAGCTCACTCGGGTTGGAAACCGTGGGACCAGAGCACCTGAAATCCTCTTAGGGGCCACCAATTATTCTGGTTCAGCTGATATTTGGTCAGTTGGCTGTCTATTTTACGAGATGATGACAGGCAAGCTTCTATTCAGCGAAAATACTCTGGCTGGTGATACGCTATGTGAAATATTCAG TATCTTTGGTATGCCTACTGAGGATACATGGCCAGGAGTGACTTTCTTACCTGGATATCATTCCGTCCGACAGCAGGTCAGGAATTTCCTAATCTCCTCCCACAATTTTTTGGTTTCCTTTTATAGCATCTTATTTGTTCTCTCCTCCATGCAGTTTCTAGTTTATAAAGGAGAGAAGAAGAATATTATGTCATTGTGTTCTGATGCGGGACTTGAGGAAGTCGGTGTTGAACTTCTTTCT AAAATGCTTTGCATGAATCCATCCGCAAGAGTATCTACGGAAGATGCAATAAAAGATCCGTACCTGATGGATATGATGGCCGTGTAA
- the LOC126688297 gene encoding probable thiol methyltransferase 2, producing MRSLSSGWLLSVHNPASTTGDFTSRRSFWIGAANRKMDGKKGQEPTSINNENNVKLEPQVHKMQQLIDTHSSGGWDKCWEQGVTPWDLGQPTPILLHLHQTGSLPDGRVLIPGCGTGHDVRAIACPERSVVGLDISDKAIYKANELSSSSPNAEHFTFIRADFFSWQPPELFDTIYDYTFFCALEPEMRSQWAMRIQDLLKPDGELITLIFPIDDHVGGPPFKVSVSDYEAALHPVGFKAVSIVDNNLAVKARKGREKLGRWKRPLMQSLL from the exons ATGCGATCCTTGTCCTCTGGTTGGCTACTCTCCGTTCACAATCCGGCGTCAACAACCGGAGATTTTACCAGCCGAAGAAGCTTCTGGATTGGAGCTGCCAATCGGAAAATGGATGGTAAAAAAGGACAAGAACCAACAAGTATTAATAATGAAAATAACGTTAAATTGGAGCCTCAAGTTCATAAAATGCAACAACTCATCGACACTCATTCTTCTG GTGGTTGGGACAAGTGCTGGGAACAAGGAGTTACCCCGTGGGATTTAGGACAACCAACGCCCATTTTGTTGCATCTTCATCAGACAGGATCCCTTCCTGATGGCAGGGTTTTAATCCCTGGATGTGGCAct GGACACGATGTGAGAGCAATTGCCTGCCCTGAGCGTTCTGTTGTTGGGTTGGACATATCTGATAAAGCCATTTATAAAGCAAATGAG TTATCCTCCTCATCTCCTAATGCAGAGCACTTCACATTCATAAGGGCCGACTTTTTCTCTTGGCAGCCACCTGAGTTATTCGATACCATTTACGATTATAC GTTCTTTTGTGCCCTTGAACCGGAGATGAGGTCACAATGGGCAATGCGAATTCAGGATCTCTTAAAACCTGATGGAGAGCTTATAACACTTATTTTCCCG ATAGATGATCATGTTGGTGGACCACCATTCAAAGTATCAGTTTCTGA TTATGAAGCGGCCTTGCATCCTGTGGGTTTCAAGGCAGTATCTATTGTTGATAATAACTTGGCTGTTAAAGCTCGAAAG GGAAGAGAGAAGCTTGGAAGATGGAAAAGACCTCTGATGCAATCATTGCTATGA